A window of the Montipora foliosa isolate CH-2021 unplaced genomic scaffold, ASM3666993v2 scaffold_465, whole genome shotgun sequence genome harbors these coding sequences:
- the LOC137989545 gene encoding uncharacterized protein: MPQTNIKSKPTKNVRKRRSESQKNRLLEKLYYEPNRASALGGVKKLYQAAKKYGITRSQIITWLQQQPGYTLHKPARRRFRRNKVYVNGLDDQWQADLVDLQSLSRWNRGYKYLLTCIDILSKYAWVPDKLQTDAGTEFKNKTFQTFLKQHHVHHFVTYNETKAQVVERFNRTLKQIMWRMFTSSSSYHYLDRLNDLVNENYNQTFHRSIKKKPSEVTVMNAQQVWRTLYGKPLSAVKYKFKVGDQVKISKHKRTFEKSYLPNWSEETFAVAERLARDPPVYKLKEHDGELIKGTFYETELQKVIERKDHLFRVEKVLRRRGKGAQAEVLVHWKGWPKKYDSWIPVRQLVSLK; this comes from the exons ATGCCACAGACGAATATCAAAAGCAAACCTACGAAGAACGTGAGGAAGAGGAGGAGCGAGAGCCAGAAGAACCGGCTTTTAGAGAAACTGTACTATGAACCAAACCGTGCGTCCGCGTTAGGAGGAGTAAAAAAGTTGTATCAAGCAGCAAAGAAGTATGGTATAACGCGTTCCCAGATTATCACTTGGCTGCAACAGCAACCTGGGTACACTTTACACAAACCTGCCCGAAGACGTTTTCGTCGCAACAAAGTTTATGTGAACGGTTTAGATGATCAATGGCAGGCTGATTTGGTGGATCTTCAAAGCCTGAGCCGTTGGAACCGTGGATACAAATACCTACTTACTTGCATTGACATTTTATCCAAGTATGCGTGGGTG CCAGACAAGTTACAAACCGATGCGGGAACGGAATTTAAAAACAAGACTTTTCAGACATTTCTGAAACAGCATCATGTTCACCATTTTGTCACCTATAATGAAACCAAAGCTCAAGTCGTGGAACGGTTCAACCGCACCTTGAAACAAATTATGTGGCGAATGTTTACCTCAAGCAGTTCGTATCATTACCTGGACAGACTAAATGACCTCGTCAATGAGAACTACAACCAAACATTTCATCgctccattaaaaaaaaaccctccgAAGTAACAGTGATGAATGCGCAGCAAGTGTGGCGCACCTTATATGGTAAACCCCTTTCTGCGGTTAAGTATAAATTCAAGGTTGGCGACCAAGTTAAAATCAGTAAGCACAAGCGCACATTTGAGAAATCATACCTACCTAACTGGAGCGAAGAAACCTTTGCAGTGGCGGAGAGACTAGCAAGGGATCCACCTGTATACAAATTAAAGGAACACGATGGGGAACTGATTAAAGGTACCTTTTACGAGACCGAGTTACAAAAAGTAATTGAACGAAAGGATCATTTGTTTCGCGTAGAAAAAGTTCTTCGCCGTAGAGGTAAAGGAGCACAAGCAGAAGTTCTGGTTCATTGGAAAGGTTGGCCGAAGAAATACGATAGTTGGATTCCTGTCCGTCAATTGGTGTCTCTAAAATGA